TCGACTTTATCCTGTATATCTCCCGGAAGAAATCCCAGGGTTTCTCCAGCTTCTACGGCTGGCCGCGTCAGGATAATTCTGGAGATGTGTTTGCTTTTCAGTGCAGCAACAGCCGCTGCGACTGCCAGATAAGTCTTTCCCGTGCCCGCAGGCCCAATACCGAAAACAATATCGTGGTCTTCTATCGCTGCCGAGTAAGCAACCTGAGTCCGTGAGCGGGGGCGAATGAGAATTTTTGGCGTTGAAAGAATGGGTTTTGCGTATTCGCCGATTTCAGATTCGCAATTTTCTGGCGGTGGCGCAAGCAGGTGTAGAGGGTCAAACTGATCGCCGCGCCGAAGGCAGGAAATCATTTCTTCTAATAGACCAGAGACGTGTTGAACTTTGTGTTGTGGTCCCTGAACATTTAGCTGATCTCCGCGTGCGGTTAACCGCACGCCATAGCGGTCTTCAAGGGCGAGCAAATTTGCATCGTTATGACCGTATAACGATAGGAGGTCAACACCGCGCAAAGATAGTCTATGGGAGAGTTCTCTGTTTTCCACGATTTGAGTATTTAAAAAAGAAAACTCTCATTCCCAAACAGACTACGGGAATGAGAGTTCTATTTTAGAGTTAGAGGTTGATAGATGAACCTTCCATTGGATTTATGAAAGATCCAAATTCTGGGATCGAAAAGGTTGAGGTCAGTTTGCTGGAATATCAAATACTTGAGCCGGGAAAATCATGCTCGGATCAAAGATCTGTGTTTTGTTGGCCTGATAGATCCGATTCCATTTGGTGACATCATTGTACACCTTACCAGCAATAGACGAGAGGTTTTCGCCACTCATCACGAGATGTTGATTAATATCGACGCCAAAGGGAACGTTGAGAACCCACTTGGGATAAATTATATCGGGGTGTTTAATTTTATCCCGGTTTTCAACATAGATACGGGGCCAGAGATAAGGATCGCCGTAAATATCGTCTTTTTTGGCGATTTTCCAGAGATTATCACCTCTGACAACCGAATATTGCCGAATGCGCTTGCGAGGCATACGCGCTTTGACTTGCTCAAGTAATTGATCAATACTGGCCAGTTTTGCCTGTGCAGCTGGGAAACAGGCTCTTTTGTCTGCTTTAAGCTCTGATACGCGGGCTTCTATTTGATCAATCTCATCTCGAACTTCAAAAAGGGCATCTTCTGCCAGGCTGCGCAAGCCCATGAGGCGACCTTCAATGCGGCCGAGTTCTTGTATGTATTCGTTGACCCCTGCTTCATTGGATTCAACAAGACTATAGACTTGCCGTTTGATTTCACTGATCTGGGTATCCAGGCTCGAAATCTGGCTAGAAAGGTCATTAGATGCAGTTTGGCATTCAAGCAGAGCCTGTTTAAGTTCTGCAAGCCGTTGCTCCTGTTCAGTGAGTTTCATCCTGTATTCGTCATAGGTCATCTCCATCTGGGCAATTCCCTTTTGAGGGAAAACCAAAAGGGCGATTGCACAACAAAAGAGAAAAAACCCGAAACGCTTCAAACCTGTCATCCGACCAACTCCTTTCCACACACCAAAAGAAAATTACTGGCTCAAGACCTGTTGCATTGACTTAAGATATTTTGCCACTCGGCCAGAACCTGTTTTTTCTGTGCCAATTGGCGTTCCAACTCGGCCCGGTTTTGCTTACAGGCTGCGAGGTCGGCTTCAGCTGATTCTGCGGCTTTACGCGTTTCTTCGAGCATTTGGAGTTGCGATCTCGAGGCCATTGGCGTGCAACATCCAGATAACAGAACGAGTAGCAGACCGCAACCCGCCGCTTTTTTGAGTCTTTTCATAACCCGACTGCCTCCTCATAAATATTGACGTAAGTATCTAAATTATCAAATACTTAAGGGAAAAGAAAAAAAACTAATAATACGACTTTTAGACAAAGTACTACATAAAATACATAAAGTCAAGAAAAAGTTTTGAATGCATTATAGCCCTTTGTGATTACAATAATCGCAAACCGAGTTCGCGGAGTTGGGCGGGATCTACTATAGATGGTGCCCCGTCCATGAGCGATGCCGCTGTATTGGTTTTCGGAAATGGAATGACATCGCGGATAAATGCTTTGCCGGCCATGAGGGCGACGAGGCGGTCGTATCCAAACGCGATGCCGCCATGGGGGGGCGCGCCGTATCGAAAGGCGTCGAGTAAGAAGCCGAATTTTTCCCGCGATTCGCTTTCGGATATCCCCAACATGCGGAATACGCGCTCCTGGATTTCCCTGTGGTGGATACGAATACTTCCCCCAGCGATTTCGTTGCCATTGAGAACGAGATCATAAGCTCTGGCGCGAACATCACCCGGGGCTGTTTCAAGATCATTGAGGTCCGATTCCATAGGAGAAGTGAAGGGATGGTGACAGGCGACATAGCGTTTTTCAGCGTCATCAAATTCGAGAAGGGGGAACTGCGTCACCCATAAAAAGCTAAAGTCACCGGTCTCCAGGAGGTCTTGTTGTTGCGCCAGTTCTAAGCGCAGATTGCCCAGTGCGTTTGCGACAACAGAAGGTTGATCCGCGACAAATAAAAGCAGATCTCCCGTCTGTGCATCGAGTGATTCTCTGAGCATTTGTTGGGCTTGATCGGGGAAGAACTTGACAATTGATGATTCGAACCCCTGGTCGGTCACTTTAATCCAGGCGAGTCCCTTTGCGCCGTGTGTTGCAACAAAGGCTGTGAGGTCATCGATTTGTTTGCGCGAGTAGTTTGCGCATCCTTTGGCATTAATGGCGCGAACTTGCCCACCGGAATCAATTACGGATCTAAAGACCCGAAATTCCGAAGCGAGAGCAGCTTTTGCAATATCGACAATTTCGAGGCCGAAGCGCGTATCCGGACGATCAGTTCCAAAGCGGTCAATCGCCTCGCGATAGGTCATTTGCGGTATGGGAGAGGGGATATCAAAGCCTATGACATGCTCAAACAAGTGCCGCGTAAGCCCTTCTGCGAGTTGCATGACATCGGCTTCTGTGACAAATGCCATTTCTATGTCAATTTGGGTAAACTCGGGCTGCCGGTCGCCCCTCAGGTCTTCATCGCGGAAGCAGCGCACGATTTGAAAGTAGCGATCATAGCCGGCGATCATGAGCAACTGTTTGTAGGTTTGTGGTGACTGGGGCAGGGCATAGAAGTTGCCTCTTTGAACGCGAGAAGGAACGAGATAATCTCTGGCACCTTCGGGCGTGCTTTTCATGAGGAAGGGGGTTTCGATTTCGAGAAAGCCCTGGCCAATCAAATATTTGCGCGTTTCCTGTGCGGCGTTATGTCTCAGGAACAGGGCTTGTTGCATATCGGGGCGGCGCAGGTCGAGGTAGCGATAGCGCAGGCGCAGTTCTTCGTTGACGTCGATGTCGGGCTCTATGGCAAATGGCGGGGTGTCCGCTTCGTTGAGAAGACGCAGGTCTGAACATTCGATGTCGATGGCACCGGTGGGCAATTTGGGATTTGTCATGCCTTCCGGACGCGGCTCAACTCTGCCTTTTATTGCGAGGACAAATTCGTTGCGAATTTGTTCTGCAATGGCGTGTGTTTCTGCTTCGAGATCGGGCCGAAAGACTACCTGGGTGATGCCGTAGCGGTCGCGCAAATCGACAAATATGACGCCTCCATGGTCGCGTCTTTTGCCAACCCAACCCATCAGGCAGACTTCTTCGCCTACATTTTCGATGCGCAATTCGCCGCAGTTGTGCGTGCGTTTCCAGTCGCCGAGCGACTCTAACATGTCTGTCTCCTACGCTTGGGTAATTCCGTTTTTAAGCGTTGTTTTTATCGCGCACAGGTCGTTTTGTGAAAAAATTTGTTGTGCGCGCGTTTTGAGGTCTTTGAGGACGATGGTATTTGCAGATGCTTCATCTGGCCCAATAACCGCTGCAAAGGGAATATTTTGACGATCTGCATATTTGAATTGTCTGTCGAGACGCTGTCCCGGAATGAGGTGCAATTCTGTTGCGATACCCTTCTGGCGAAGTTTTTCAGCAAAAGAAGACGATTGGGAGAGCAGGTCTTCTGAAAATACCGTAATGAAGACGCGGGCACCGGGCATTTCGAGTTGGGGATAAATGTCTATTTCTTTTAGCAATTCGGTGATAGCCATATCGCCGACTGCAAATCCCACACCCGGTACCTGGCGTTTGCCGCCTACTTGACGTGTGAGATTGTCGTAACGACCACCTCCAAAGAGGGCGCGGCGCAATGAGGTTTTAGCCCAGGCTTCAAATACTGTGCGCGTGTAGTAGTCAAAACCGCGTACGATTTTGAGATCGAGTCTTACAAAGTCTCTGACATCATTTTTGTCGAGTTGCTCAAATATGCGCTGGAGCCAGGGGGAAAACGTCAGGTCTGTTGTTTGAAGGATTTCGTAGAGGGTATCGATTTGATGTGCGCTGAGATCCAGATCGTCGGCCAAATAGGTGCGGAATTTTTCCTCGGGCATTTTGTCTATGCGATCAATGGCCCCCAAAACCGGTCTGATGTTCTCGGGTGATAGGGCCAGTTCTCTGGCGATTAAATTTTCCAGGCCCTGTCGGTCGTTGATTCTGATGGTGGCGTGTTGGGTACTGAGACCGAGATGTTTGAATAGCGTACAAGCTATGGTGATTATTTCGGCATCGGCCAGATAGCTATCGCTGCCGAGCGCGTCGATATTCCATTGAAAAAAGGAACGACCACGACCGCGTTGGGGGCGCTCGTAGCGAAAGAACCGGCCGTAGGATTGCCAGCGGATAGGGAAGGTGAGTTCGCCTTCTTTTTGGGCGACCATGCGCGCGAGTGTGGGGGTGAGTTCTGGGCGCATGACGAGTTGTTTGTCGTCCCGGTCAGATAGCGTGAATGTTTGCTGTGTGACGATTTCTTCGCTGCTTTTGCCCAGGTAGAGGGCCATGTATTCGAGTATTGTGCTTTCGTATTCCCTGTACCCGAAGAGGTTGCCAACACCGATAAATTTCTCGCAGAGCCATTTCTGGTAGGCCCAGTCTTCGGGATAAAAATCGCGGGTGCCTTTTACTTTGGGAATTAACTGTGGCATGGGTGGTATATCCGTTGCAAATTATTTTTTATAATATATCCGTTGCAAATTATTTTTTATAATAGAAAACGAAAATAAAGGTAAGAGAGGGTATTGTCAAGATTTAAGAGGAAAAATTTAGGGATTGGTCTAAGCTGTAAAAGCGTTTTCGTAGTGGTGGATGACAGGACGCGATTGTGTCAGGTCAATGGCGATGACGTCAAATCTCGGTGCCGCGTGGGCAGAGCGTTGTCTTAGGTAGGCTTTTGCGATTTTGATGATTTGCGCTTGTTTGGCAGGCGTCACCCAGGCCTCTGGCTGCCCAAAATGCGAGGTGGTCGCGGTTTTGACCTCGACGAAGATCAAAATGTCGTTTTTCACCGCAATGAGGTCAATTTCACCGCCCAGGGCGCGAAATCCGCGCCCGCGAATGCGATATCCCTTTTGTTTTAGAAATGTTTCTGCCAATTGTTCGCCTTTTGGACCGGATTGTTGCAGGCGGGTGCGTTGTTTGCGAAATAGCAGGCGCAGGATCTGAACCTCATCCTGTGGGATGTGTTTGCTGGCACTGGCAATGGTTTTTCCTATGGCCTGGAGTTGGTCGAGGTTCATCGCTGTGCGAATGCCTTTGGCAAAAATTTTAAAGTCTTCAGAGCGCCTGGCTTCAATGACGCCCCGGAAAGATCGGCGGTGGATAGGACAGGGACCGTGTTTTTGCAAGGCGGCGAGGTGATCGGCGCTGCCGTATCCTTTGTGACCGGCAAAGCCATATGCGGGGTATTGCGCATGGTAATCGATCATCAGGCGATCACGCGTTACTTTGGCGATGACAGACGCGGCGGCTATAGAAAGCGACTTACGATCACCGCCTATGACCGCTTGTTCGGGGAATGGGCTGCCCGGGATGGCATTGCCATCGATGAGCACGCGGTCTGGCGAGGTGCTGAGGGCGGCGAGTGCCTCGCACATGGCCTGGTGGGTGGCGTTGCGGATGTTGTATTTGTCTATTTCTCGTGGAGACGCTTTGCCTGTGCCAATGGCGAGGGCTATATTGTGGATGGTTTCAAAAAGTTCTGCTCTGCGTTTTTCGGATAGTGCTTTGGAGTCATTCAGGCCAGGGATGAGTGTATCTGGCGGCAGGATAACCGCGGCGGCGACAACGGGACCTGCGAGGGGACCTCGCCCAGCTTCATCTACGCCTGCGATGTGCTGGATGCCCCGTTCTCTGAGTTTTTTTTCTATGGTGAGCATTTGCTCGAGACGCGCGTTCTCACGCGCCTGTGCTTTTTGCTTTTTTCTTATCTGTTCTGCGATTGCGCGAACACCGGCTCGGGTGTCCTGTTCGAGTGCGCGCAGGTATGCTTCGTCAGGAAGATTGGCAGATTTGGTGTGGTCGCGTATTTGCGCAACGGTCATTGTTGAGAGATTTTTCATGGCTGAAGGTGCAGGAGGTTCGACTCCAGGCACGCCTATCGGATGAGAGGGGCTTGATTAAATTACAAGGTATCTTTATATTTTTATATCTATACTTAAATGTTATTTATGTTTGTCCAAAGGTGGATGAATTAAAGAAGCGTCGAGATCCAAAAATCTGCAACTTATTTTTGAGACGAGATCGATATGGCAGACGAGAGCAATACCGACAAGCTGCGCAAGTTCGTGCGTTTTGTTACGCCTTTTAAATCGCGCCTGATCTTGCTGGTATGCCTGACGGCGACGATGACCACACTGGGCATGCTGCCCCCTCTGGTGATGAAGTTTATCATCGATGATGTCATTACCCTGGGCAACTGGCATTTGCTGGAAGTGCTTCTGTTTATTTCGATTTGCCTGCCTATCACGTCCGCTGCAATGCGCGTTTGGATCTCATTCGTCAATGCCTATGTGGGATGGGGGATGACGACGAATATGCGGAGGTTTACGTATGAACACATGTTGAAATTGCCGATGCGCTTTTACGACGAGATGGGTACGGGCAAGATTATGTCGCGCATTATGAGCGATATTGCGAATGTGCGCAGTATGGTGACGTCGCGCATGCTGGGCATTCTCGTTGACTTTGTGTCGTTCTGGGTAGCGCTTGTGCTGTGCATGGGTTTGAATTGGAAGATGGGGTGTTTGTTGCTTTTGCTGATGCCCCTGTATTTTTTCAATTATTACGGGTGGCGCACGCCAATGAGGGAGTCGTTCAGTCTCTGGCGCAGAAAGATGGATCAGGTGTCGGTTGGACTACAAGAGCGGTTGTCCGGGGTGCAACTGGTAAAATCTTATGGGCGAGAGCGCAGAGAACACCGCGCATTTGCGGAAGATACGCACCAGAGTTTGGATGCGGCGATGCAGACTGCCACAAATCGCGCTGGCTATATGGCTGGGTCCTGGGGGGTGTCGGGATTGCGCAATACGGTAATTTTTTGTTTGGGCTGTTATTATGTGATTGAAGGTGAGATGACTTATGGGGCTGTGATGGCCTTTTTTTCTTATTCGAGCCGGATGTTTCAGCCCGTTCTCAACCTGACGCAGATTGCCATGCGTCTGCAAGCCGTGATGGTGTCTGTGGATCGCGTTTTGGAAATTTTAGATTTTCCCATTGAGATTAGGGACAAGGAAGATGCTGTCGAATTGCCGCCGATAAAAGGACATATTAAATTTGAAGATGTGCATTTTGAGTACAAAGAGGACGAGCCTGTTTTGAAGGGAATTAACCTCGAGGTGCAGCCGGGGCAGATGGTGGCGCTGGTGGGGCATACGGGATGCGGCAAGACGACGTTGACGAGTTTGTTGATGCGATTTTACGATGTGAAGAATGGGCGTATTACAATTGATGGCCAGGATTTGAGGGA
The Gemmatimonadota bacterium DNA segment above includes these coding regions:
- a CDS encoding PhoH family protein → MENRELSHRLSLRGVDLLSLYGHNDANLLALEDRYGVRLTARGDQLNVQGPQHKVQHVSGLLEEMISCLRRGDQFDPLHLLAPPPENCESEIGEYAKPILSTPKILIRPRSRTQVAYSAAIEDHDIVFGIGPAGTGKTYLAVAAAVAALKSKHISRIILTRPAVEAGETLGFLPGDIQDKVDPYLRPLYDALRDMLPDTQLQHLMEMHTLEIAPLAFMRGRTLNNAFVILDEAQNTTVNQMKMFLTRLGNNAKAVITGDITQIDLPPGIKSGLIHVQHILSHIEAIKFISFSERDVVRHPLVQQIITAYEQSEHSQEPDVEEALPKP
- the aspS gene encoding aspartate--tRNA ligase; protein product: MLESLGDWKRTHNCGELRIENVGEEVCLMGWVGKRRDHGGVIFVDLRDRYGITQVVFRPDLEAETHAIAEQIRNEFVLAIKGRVEPRPEGMTNPKLPTGAIDIECSDLRLLNEADTPPFAIEPDIDVNEELRLRYRYLDLRRPDMQQALFLRHNAAQETRKYLIGQGFLEIETPFLMKSTPEGARDYLVPSRVQRGNFYALPQSPQTYKQLLMIAGYDRYFQIVRCFRDEDLRGDRQPEFTQIDIEMAFVTEADVMQLAEGLTRHLFEHVIGFDIPSPIPQMTYREAIDRFGTDRPDTRFGLEIVDIAKAALASEFRVFRSVIDSGGQVRAINAKGCANYSRKQIDDLTAFVATHGAKGLAWIKVTDQGFESSIVKFFPDQAQQMLRESLDAQTGDLLLFVADQPSVVANALGNLRLELAQQQDLLETGDFSFLWVTQFPLLEFDDAEKRYVACHHPFTSPMESDLNDLETAPGDVRARAYDLVLNGNEIAGGSIRIHHREIQERVFRMLGISESESREKFGFLLDAFRYGAPPHGGIAFGYDRLVALMAGKAFIRDVIPFPKTNTAASLMDGAPSIVDPAQLRELGLRLL
- a CDS encoding LysM peptidoglycan-binding domain-containing protein; amino-acid sequence: MTGLKRFGFFLFCCAIALLVFPQKGIAQMEMTYDEYRMKLTEQEQRLAELKQALLECQTASNDLSSQISSLDTQISEIKRQVYSLVESNEAGVNEYIQELGRIEGRLMGLRSLAEDALFEVRDEIDQIEARVSELKADKRACFPAAQAKLASIDQLLEQVKARMPRKRIRQYSVVRGDNLWKIAKKDDIYGDPYLWPRIYVENRDKIKHPDIIYPKWVLNVPFGVDINQHLVMSGENLSSIAGKVYNDVTKWNRIYQANKTQIFDPSMIFPAQVFDIPAN
- the hisS gene encoding histidine--tRNA ligase — protein: MPQLIPKVKGTRDFYPEDWAYQKWLCEKFIGVGNLFGYREYESTILEYMALYLGKSSEEIVTQQTFTLSDRDDKQLVMRPELTPTLARMVAQKEGELTFPIRWQSYGRFFRYERPQRGRGRSFFQWNIDALGSDSYLADAEIITIACTLFKHLGLSTQHATIRINDRQGLENLIARELALSPENIRPVLGAIDRIDKMPEEKFRTYLADDLDLSAHQIDTLYEILQTTDLTFSPWLQRIFEQLDKNDVRDFVRLDLKIVRGFDYYTRTVFEAWAKTSLRRALFGGGRYDNLTRQVGGKRQVPGVGFAVGDMAITELLKEIDIYPQLEMPGARVFITVFSEDLLSQSSSFAEKLRQKGIATELHLIPGQRLDRQFKYADRQNIPFAAVIGPDEASANTIVLKDLKTRAQQIFSQNDLCAIKTTLKNGITQA
- a CDS encoding ribonuclease HII, translating into MTVAQIRDHTKSANLPDEAYLRALEQDTRAGVRAIAEQIRKKQKAQARENARLEQMLTIEKKLRERGIQHIAGVDEAGRGPLAGPVVAAAVILPPDTLIPGLNDSKALSEKRRAELFETIHNIALAIGTGKASPREIDKYNIRNATHQAMCEALAALSTSPDRVLIDGNAIPGSPFPEQAVIGGDRKSLSIAAASVIAKVTRDRLMIDYHAQYPAYGFAGHKGYGSADHLAALQKHGPCPIHRRSFRGVIEARRSEDFKIFAKGIRTAMNLDQLQAIGKTIASASKHIPQDEVQILRLLFRKQRTRLQQSGPKGEQLAETFLKQKGYRIRGRGFRALGGEIDLIAVKNDILIFVEVKTATTSHFGQPEAWVTPAKQAQIIKIAKAYLRQRSAHAAPRFDVIAIDLTQSRPVIHHYENAFTA
- a CDS encoding ABC transporter ATP-binding protein, with product MADESNTDKLRKFVRFVTPFKSRLILLVCLTATMTTLGMLPPLVMKFIIDDVITLGNWHLLEVLLFISICLPITSAAMRVWISFVNAYVGWGMTTNMRRFTYEHMLKLPMRFYDEMGTGKIMSRIMSDIANVRSMVTSRMLGILVDFVSFWVALVLCMGLNWKMGCLLLLLMPLYFFNYYGWRTPMRESFSLWRRKMDQVSVGLQERLSGVQLVKSYGRERREHRAFAEDTHQSLDAAMQTATNRAGYMAGSWGVSGLRNTVIFCLGCYYVIEGEMTYGAVMAFFSYSSRMFQPVLNLTQIAMRLQAVMVSVDRVLEILDFPIEIRDKEDAVELPPIKGHIKFEDVHFEYKEDEPVLKGINLEVQPGQMVALVGHTGCGKTTLTSLLMRFYDVKNGRITIDGQDLRDVKLRTLRTQIGQVLQDSVMFDGTIRENLLYGRADATEAELIEAARIAEIHEFIMRTPEGYDSMLGKDGIKLSVGEKQRLAIARAVLTNPSVLILDEATSSLDSLSEALIQKAMTRVLKGRTSFAIAHRLSTIVNADIIVVMDKGEIIEQGTHGELLQIPDGKYRQLYEQQAAGSIEEAVEAMAS